In a single window of the Pseudomonas entomophila genome:
- a CDS encoding methyl-accepting chemotaxis protein, translated as MSSALHDGAERQAGDTAQIRDALGELEATIQQVAGDASSAADASRDAGRAVEQGQAVIGQSLSGLRSLVDEVQGNARMIEQLAEESATIGGVLTVIRAIAEQTNLLALNAAIEAARAGEMGRGFAVVADEVRSLAQRTTGATGEIQALIDRLQQAARESVVGMRAQLEHAEATASQAQSADGALDEIVSAIRTISDTAVRIADVTAQQTGAVSEIRDHSERIHELGEDNLQRIGEGREQGEQLLKLGGELNTAVRAFRL; from the coding sequence ATGAGCAGCGCCCTGCACGACGGCGCCGAGCGCCAGGCCGGCGACACCGCGCAGATCCGCGATGCCCTGGGCGAACTGGAGGCGACCATCCAGCAGGTGGCCGGCGATGCCAGTTCGGCCGCCGACGCCAGCCGCGATGCCGGGCGCGCCGTGGAACAGGGCCAGGCGGTGATTGGCCAAAGCTTGTCCGGCCTGCGTTCGCTGGTCGACGAGGTGCAGGGCAACGCCCGCATGATCGAGCAACTGGCCGAGGAGTCGGCGACCATCGGTGGCGTGCTCACGGTGATCCGCGCGATCGCCGAGCAGACCAACCTGCTGGCCCTCAACGCGGCCATCGAGGCGGCCCGCGCCGGCGAGATGGGCCGTGGTTTCGCCGTGGTCGCGGATGAAGTGCGCTCGCTGGCCCAGCGCACCACGGGCGCCACCGGGGAGATCCAGGCGTTGATCGACCGGCTGCAACAAGCCGCCCGCGAATCGGTGGTCGGCATGCGCGCGCAACTGGAGCATGCCGAGGCCACCGCCAGCCAGGCGCAATCGGCCGATGGCGCGCTGGACGAGATCGTCAGCGCCATTCGCACCATTTCCGACACTGCGGTGCGAATCGCTGATGTGACTGCACAGCAGACCGGGGCGGTGAGCGAGATTCGTGATCACAGCGAGCGGATTCACGAGTTGGGTGAGGACAACCTGCAGCGCATTGGTGAAGGGCGTGAACAGGGGGAGCAGTTGCTCAAACTGGGAGGTGAGCTGAACACGGCGGTGCGGGCGTTCCGCCTTTGA
- a CDS encoding response regulator, which produces MTQSAEPSHERLKQHFAQRVIHQARQILEIWQRLQRGEWSNGDLGELCEANLRLQRYAERFEQPEHGTLSAAIGQTLRAIEANSARLNSELIGELNRLMQRLSRTGLRKGDQLDNVPLPPLRKPVYIVLQDHDRAERLAQQLEFFGLTVQALYSAEAFQASMSERLPSAIIMDVDFTGPGIGLQLAAQAQQGLEQHIPLLFFSLHETDTPTRLAAVRAGGQEFLTGTLEASSLLEKVELLTSATQYDPFRVLVIDDSRAQAMHTERLLNSAGIITRTLTEPIRTMSELADFQPDLIILDMYMPECTGTELAKVIRHNDRYVSVPIIYLSAEDDLDKQLDAMSEGGDDFLTKPIRSRHLITTVRNRAARARHLKARMVRDSLTGLYNHTHILQLLEDCSFRARREEQPLSFAMLDIDHFKKINDRHGHPMGDRVIKSLALFLKQRLRKTDYIGRYGGEEFAIVMPNTALEAAHRVLDEIRRRFAEIHYPAQPHDLQCTFSAGVVQLDDRLDALTMASAADEALYRAKHAGRNCVVRVDP; this is translated from the coding sequence ATGACCCAGTCAGCCGAGCCCAGCCACGAGCGCCTCAAGCAGCATTTCGCCCAACGGGTCATCCACCAGGCCCGGCAGATCCTCGAGATCTGGCAACGCCTGCAACGTGGCGAATGGTCCAACGGCGACCTGGGCGAGCTGTGCGAGGCCAACCTGCGCCTGCAGCGCTACGCCGAGCGTTTCGAACAACCCGAGCACGGCACCCTGTCGGCGGCCATCGGCCAGACCTTGCGCGCCATCGAGGCCAACAGCGCACGGCTGAACTCCGAGCTGATCGGCGAACTCAACCGCCTGATGCAGCGCCTGTCACGCACCGGCCTGCGCAAGGGTGACCAGCTCGACAACGTGCCGCTGCCGCCGCTGCGCAAGCCGGTGTACATCGTCCTGCAGGACCATGACCGCGCCGAGCGCCTGGCCCAGCAACTGGAGTTCTTCGGCCTGACCGTGCAGGCCCTGTACAGCGCCGAGGCGTTCCAGGCCTCGATGAGCGAACGCCTGCCGTCGGCGATCATCATGGACGTGGACTTCACCGGCCCTGGCATCGGCCTGCAATTGGCCGCCCAGGCCCAACAGGGGCTGGAGCAGCACATCCCGCTGCTGTTCTTCAGCCTGCACGAAACCGACACCCCGACCCGCCTGGCCGCCGTGCGCGCCGGCGGCCAGGAGTTCCTGACCGGCACCCTGGAGGCCTCCAGCCTGCTGGAAAAGGTCGAGTTGCTGACCAGCGCCACCCAGTACGACCCCTTCCGCGTGCTGGTGATCGACGACTCACGCGCCCAGGCCATGCACACCGAGCGCCTGCTCAACAGCGCCGGGATCATCACCCGCACGCTCACCGAGCCGATCCGTACCATGAGCGAGCTGGCCGACTTCCAGCCCGACCTGATCATCCTCGACATGTACATGCCCGAGTGCACCGGCACGGAGCTGGCCAAGGTGATCCGCCATAACGACCGCTATGTCAGCGTACCGATCATCTACCTGTCAGCCGAGGACGACCTGGACAAGCAGCTCGACGCCATGAGCGAAGGGGGTGACGACTTCCTCACCAAGCCGATCCGCTCGCGCCACCTGATCACCACCGTGCGCAACCGTGCCGCCCGCGCCCGCCACCTCAAGGCGCGAATGGTGCGTGACAGCCTGACCGGGTTGTACAACCACACCCATATCCTGCAGTTGCTCGAGGACTGCAGTTTCCGCGCCCGTCGTGAAGAACAGCCGTTGAGCTTCGCCATGCTCGACATCGATCATTTCAAGAAGATCAACGACCGCCATGGCCACCCCATGGGCGACCGGGTGATCAAGAGCCTGGCGCTGTTCCTCAAGCAGCGCCTGCGCAAGACCGACTACATCGGCCGCTACGGTGGCGAGGAGTTCGCCATCGTCATGCCCAACACCGCGCTCGAGGCCGCGCACAGGGTGCTGGACGAAATCCGCCGACGCTTCGCCGAGATCCACTACCCCGCGCAGCCTCACGACCTGCAATGCACGTTCAGTGCTGGGGTGGTGCAGCTGGACGACCGCCTCGATGCACTGACCATGGCCAGCGCGGCGGACGAAGCGCTGTACCGGGCCAAACACGCGGGCCGCAATTGCGTCGTGAGAGTCGACCCATGA